In Microbacterium sp. zg-Y818, the genomic window CACCCCATCGACCTCGCCGAGGACGGCTGGTCGCTGCGTCCGTACCAGCGCACCGCTGTCGACACCTTCCACGAGGGCGGGTCCGGCGTCGTGGTGCTCCCCTGCGGCGCAGGCAAGACGCTCGTGGGCGCGGCCGCGATGGCCCAGACGAAGACGACGACCCTGATCCTCGTGACCAACACCGTCAGCGCCCGGCAGTGGCGCGACGAGCTGCTCAAGCGCACGAGCCTCACGCCAGAGGAGATCGGCGAGTACTCCGGTCAGCTCAAGGAGATCAAGCCGGTCACCATCGCCACCTACCAGATCCTCACCGCCAAGCGCGGGGGCCAGTACGCCCACCTGTCGCTGCTGGACGCCCTCGACTGGGGTCTCATCGTCTATGACGAGGTGCACCTGCTGCCGGCGCCGGTGTTCAAGCTCACCGCCGACCTGCAGGCCCGACGCAGGCTCGGTCTCACGGCGACGCTCGTGCGCGAGGACGGCCGCGAGGGAGACGTCTTCAGCCTCATCGGGCCCAAGCGGTTCGATGCACCGTGGAAGGAGATCGAGGCCCAGGGCTTCATCTCCCCCGCCATCTGCTACGAAGTGCGCGTGGACCTGCCCGTCGACGAGCGGCTGGAGTACGCGGCATCCGCCGACGAAGACCGCTACCGCATCGCCGCGACGGCGCCGGTCAAGATCGATGTCGTGCGCGACCTCGTGGCCCGCCACGAGGGCGAGCAGATCCTGGTGATCGGGCAGTACCTCGACCAGATCGATGAACTGGCCGAGGCGCTCGGGGCGCCGAAGATCACCGGCGCCGTGCCCGTCGACGAGCGCGAGCAGCTGTACCAGCAGTTCCGGGTCGGCGAGGTGCCGGTGCTGGTGGTGTCGAAGGTCGCGAACTTCTCGATCGACCTCCCCGAGGCATCCGTCGCCATCCAGGTGTCGGGATCGTTCGGTTCCCGCCAGGAAGAGGCCCAGCGCCTCGGCCGGCTGCTGCGGCCGAAGACCAACGGGCACACCGCGAGCTTCTACACGCTCATCGCCCGCGACACCGTCGACCAGGACTTCGCGCAGAACCGGCAGCGGTTCCTCGCCGAGCAGGGGTACTCGTACACGATCCTGGATGCCGAGCAGGTCTCGGGCCGGGCGGCGTTGGGCGCCTGACGCGGGCTGCGGGGCCCCGCGGCGCCCCTGCGCCGCGCGGGCGCCGCGCCGGGCGCCGGCTGGCTCCCGTTGCCGGAATGAGGAGATCCGCCCGGATGCGGTCCCTCGGGCCGCAGGCATCCGCATTCCGGCAGATCCCCTCATTCGGGCCGGCGGCACCGCCCACGGCGCCCACCCACCCGCGAGATCCCCTGTCGGAATTCAGCCTCACGAGCAGACCGCGGCCGGATCCGGCGGCGTCCGGCTCCTCAGCCTGAGTTCCGACGCGCGGTGGCGCCCGCCGGCGGCTCGGCCACGAGCCACGCGTACCCATGCGGGCCCAGCCGCAGGCCCTCGTGTCGGATGCCGGTGAGCACGTCCGTCCCGGAGACCGACGGCAGCTGCACCTCGTCGCCGCTGACGTTGGCGACCGCCAGCACCTCGTCGGCGGTCCCCGCTGCCCGGCGGATCCCCACCACCCGATCGTCGAGGGACGCCGCGACCTGCGACGCGAAAGGTGACAGCCCCGGTAATGCCCGCCTCGCGGCGAGGAGCCGCCGCAGCCCCGCCAGCATGCCCGCGCGCCGCGGGGACGACCGCAACTCGTCCCGCAGCCGGTCGGCATCCAGCACCTCCCGATTGATGCGGCGCGCGATGTCGGACTGCGCCAGGCCGGTCTCGTCCTGTCCCGACCCCAGCAGCGAGTGGTAGTAGATGGCCGGCACTCCCACCAGCGACAGCAGGATGGCATGCGCCGCCAAGCCGCGTGCCACCGCGTCGCCGTCGGGATCGACGCTGTCGGGCGCGACCAGCGCATCGAGGTAGTTGGTGTTCAGCTCATACACGCCGCTGCTGCCGTCAGGGCGACGCGCCATCGACACCCGTCCGCCGCGAGCGAGCGTGCGCTCCACCAGCAGCGCCCGGTCATCGTCGCTGAGCAGCCCCTCGGTGGGCCGCAGGCCGATCCCGTCATGGCTGGCGAGAAAGGTGAACCAGGTCGCGGTCGGACTGACCGGCTCGATCCCCGCGGCCCACTGCGTCAGCGCCGTCGCCCGCCCCGTGACGAACGCATGCAGCACGAGCGGGGGAAGGGCGAACTGGTACACCATGTGCGCCTCATCCGACCCGTCGCCGAAGTAGCGGATGTTGTCGGCGTGGGGCACGTTCGTTTCGGTCAGCAGCAGGGTGCCCGGCGCCAGCACATCCACGAGCACCCGCCAGATCCGGATGACGGTGTGGGTCTGAGGCAGGTGGATGCCGGTGGATCCCGACTCCTTCCAGAGGAACCCGATCGCATCCAGGCGCACCGTGGACGCCCCGTGAGCGAGGTATCCGAGCAGCACGTCGGTCAGCTCCAGGAGCACCGCCGGCGTCCGGGGGTCGAGGTCGATCTGATCGGGTCCGAACGTCGTCCACGCACGCGCCACTGTGCCGTCGGGCCGGTCGTACTCGTGCACCAGCGGTGTCGTCCGCGGACGTACCACGCGGGAGGTGTCGAACTCGGGACCCGGCTCGAGGAAGTAACCCGCGAACCGCGGATCACGCGCGAGCCAGCCGCGGAACCAGGGGCTCGCACTGGAGACATGGTTGGCGACGAAGTCCAGCGCGAGGGCATGATCGGACCGCAGGTCTGCGACATCGTCCCAGGAACCCAGGTCGGGGTTCACCTCACGGTGGTCGACCACGCCGAACCCGTCGTCCGATGTCCAGGGATAGATCGGAAGCAGATGCACGTCGGTGATGGCGTCGCCGACATGCTCCCGCAGGACGGTGGCGAGCGTGCGCAGCGGCGGTTCCCCGGGCCTGCGGAAGGCGTCCCCGTAGGTGATCAGGTACGCGGTTCCCTGATCGGGCCGAGCTCGGGGCGCCGATGGCAGCACGGGCGCCCAACGCTCGGCGAGCGCGAGCAGTCCGGACAGCACCTCGGATGCCTGATCCGGGTAGAGCCGCGTCACCAGCGGTGTGAGCCTCGCCCGCAGGGTTTGCCTGTCGATCATGCCGGTGTCCCCTGCAGCAGCTGCCGGACGAGTTGGATGCCGCGCTGGTCGAGCTCCTCGATGCGGTCGGAGAAGCCGCGCAGTCCTGGGGCGGCGAACACCTCACGCGCCCACTCCTCCCGGAGCGCGAACTGCGGGCGTGCTACCAGGCAGTCGGGGTCGGTCGTCCACAGTCGCCCGTGCTGCCACGCCCTCGCCCGCAGCGACGTACGACCGCGAAGACCCTGGGACCCGTCTTCGCCGCCCTCGTGGAACGTGTCGGGCGAGATGCGCATCGCATCGACCAGCCCTACGCTCGGCAGCACCGGCGCGCCGCAGCCGAGAAGGTACGTCCCTTCCCCCATCACCTCTCTGATGAGCCGCAGGCCGCGCCGGTAGGCCGAGATCGCGGAGGCATCGCGGTCGTGCCTGGGCCCCGGCACCGCGCCGCCGTAGAGGAAATCGAGCTTGAGGTAGTCGACCCCGGTGTCCCGCACGCAGGTGAACACCCCCGCGAGGTGATCGATGACGCCGGGGTGGGTGGGGTCCAGCCCGAAGAGGTCGTCGCCCCAGTTGCGGCCGGCAGGGCCGGTGAGCCAATCCGGATGCCGGCGGGCCAGATCCGAGGAGGCACCCACCGTGAACGGCGCGAGCCACAGACCGGCACGGCGGCCGCTCTGACGGATCGCGTCGACGGTGGCGCCGAGCGCTCCGAACGCGGGCTTGGGGGTCGTCCACTCCCCCGTGCCGAGGCTCCACCCGTCGTCGATCTGGATGACGTCGACCGGCAGCCGCAGCGCGTCGATCGCGCGGAGGTTCTCGCTGACGTCGGCGGCCGTCACCGCTTCGAAATACCGGTACCAGGTGCACCAGACCCGAGGCACCACCGCGGTCGTCCGCGCGCCGGCCGCCGTCCCGATCCGTTCGCCCACCGCGGCCAGCGCAGCCCCGGCGTCGGCCCCGACCTCCCCGCACCACACCGGCCCTGTCGCGTCGACGACGACGTGGTCGTCGCGCCATTCGGCGCGGATCGACGGCACCGCCGCGGTGGCATCCACCGCGCAGTACACGCGTACCGCGGAACCGTCCCGCGGATCGACCACCAGCAATCCCTCACCCTGTACGCCGTGCGCGGCGACGGGCACGCCGGGGCGGAAGCGCATGAGGTGCTCCCACGTCTCCGCCGGCCGCGGCACGGCGTCTTCCCGCCGATACCAACCGGTGGGACTCCAGCTCTGCCAGCCCTCCGCGTACACCTGCGCCCGCGACGACACCGGCACCTCGTCGACGACGGTCACTTCTGTCCCGCCTGCCCGAACCGCAGCACCGCCTGCAGCATGCCGCGCTCCCCGCTGTCCAGCCGCTGGAACGTCGCCGCGATGTCCTCGGCGTCCACGACATCGGTCACGAGCGCGCCGGCGTCGATGGCCCCGGCGCAGATCAGCCGCATGACGGTCTGTACGAGGCGCGTGGGACTCCAGCGGCCGACCAGGCCTGCGGGCACGCCGGAGATCTGGCTTGCGACGATGCGGACCCGGTTGTGGTGGAACTCCTCACCGAGCCGCAGTTGCGGCGCACCGCCCTGGTAGAACCCGACTGCCGCCACGAGACCGTCGGGCACGACCGACCGAACCGCCTCGTGCAGGGCCCGATCCGAGCCCGACAGCTCGATCGCGCTGTCGACGCCCCCGTCGGATGCCGCTCTGACAGCTGCGCCGGCACCGCCTTGCTCCGTGGCGTCGACGGTCACGTCTGCACCGAAATCCCGGGCGACCGCCAGCCGCTCCGGCAGGGTGTCCACGGCCACGACGCGCGCGCCCGACAGCACCGTCAGCCGCGTCGCCAGGAGCCCGATCACGCCCTGCCCGAAGATCGCGACCTGCTCCCCGAGCCGCACCTCAGCGGCGAGCACGGCGTTCAGCGCGATCGCCGCGACCCGCGCGAACGTGCCGAGGATCGGATCGGCATCCGCCGGCATCACCCGCCAGTCGAGGGCGGATGCCGGCAGCACCGCGTCGCTGCGGTGTCCCCAGATGCCGTGGACGATGTCACCCTCGCGCAGCGACGTCACGTCCGGCGCGACCTCGCAGACCCGCCCCACTTCGGAGTACCCCCAGCCCTGCACCGGATACCCGAAGCTCGGCTCGCCGGGGACGAACAACCGCCGCTGCGCATCCCACGTCGAGGTGAGATACGGGTTCGTCCCGCGATACGCGGTGAGCTCGGTTCCGGCCGAGATGCCGGAGTACAGGGTCTGCACCCGCACGTCTCCGGGCCCGAGAGGCATGGCATCCGTCTCGACGAGCTCGACCACGCCCGGGGCGGTGAACTGCACGATCTGGGGCACAGCGGCATCCGCGCCGAGGCGCTACCCCTTCTCCGCGCCGGCGGTGAGACCGCCGACGAGCAGCCGCTCCGAGGCGAAGAACAGCACGATGATCGGCAGCGTCAGGATCACCGACCCCGCCATCAGCACGGTTGTAGGCACCTCGATGCTGCCGGACAGCTGCGAGAGCCCGAGCGACACCGTCCAGGAATCACGCCGCTCGACGAGGAACAGCAAGGCGAAGAGGAACTCGTTCCACGCGATCATGAAGATGAACAGGCCGTTGGAAACGATCGCCGGCATCGCGAGGGGCAGGCTGACGCGGCGCATGATCTGCAGCCGACTGCAGCCGTCGATCGCCGCGGCCTCTTCCAGTGAGACCGGGATCGTCGCGAAGTAGTTGCGCAGGGTGTAGATCGAGACGGCGACGACCTGAGACACGTACACGATGAGCAGTCCCACGAGCGAGCCGCGCAGACCGATCTGCGTGAAGAACACGAACAGCGGAACGGCGAGCAGGATGCTGGGGAAGAAGTACACCGCGAGGAACAATCCCGAGACCTGGCGCCGGCCGAAGAACTCCAGACGGCTGATGGCGTAGGCCCCCGGGATGGCCACGAGCAGAGTCAGGCCCACCGTGCCGAGCGCCACGAGAAGCGAGTTGCGCATGAACACGACGAACCCCTGTCCCCCATCGGCGACGGGGGCGAGGACCTCGAAGTACGTGCCGAGGTTGAACTCGTCGACGGAGATCCACAGGGCGCCGGGATTCTGCAGCAGTGAGTCCAGCGACCGGAAGCTCAGCAGCACCATGTAGTAGAACGGCACCACGGCAGCGAGCAGGAGTACCACGATGACGATCGGGCGCAGGATGCCGAACAGCACGATCTCGAAGCGATCGCGGTTGAACCCGGGCGATGCGCTGCGTCTGCCGACCGCCGTGGTCATGCCTGCTCCTCCTGCCGGCCGAAGAGCTTCAGGTACAGCCCGACCAGCACCGCGAGGATGGCGGCGAGCAGCAGCGCCTGTGCGGCGGCGGCGCCGATGTCCCCTCGCGCCGTCAGGTAGTCGAAGACGCGCACCGACACCACTTCGGTGCCGGCACCGCCACCGGTGAGCAGGTAGATGTCATCGAAGTTGTTGAAGGTCCAGATGAACCGCAGCACGCACAACACGGCGATCGTCGGCAGCAGCTGCGGGAGCAGGATGTGCCGGAAGCGCTGCGTGGGGGTCGCGCCGTCGATGCGGGCGGCCTCGTCGAGCACCTCCGGAACGGCCTGGAGCCTCGCGGTGAGGAAGAGGAAGGCGAAGGGGAAGGACCGCCACGCCTCGAAGCAGATGACGGTGATGAGCGCGACAGGCAGGTCCACCTGCCACCCGAAGATCGACACCGGCAGGGCGCGGTCGGAGAGGAACGCGACCGGTTCGGCCCAGCCGAGCACGGTCGTTCCGAACCAGTTGACGATGCCGTACTGCGGATTGAGCGCGGTCGACCAGACGAAGGTGGCCGCCACGACTGGAGCGACATAGGGCAGCAGCAGCGACGCCCGGATGAAGCCGCGTCCCCGGAAGGGCGAGCGCAGCGCGAGCGCGGCGACGAGCCCGATGCCGACGGCCAGGGCCGTGCCGCACACCGAATACACCAGGGTCGTCCACAACGCGCCGAGGAATCCGGGGGACGTCAGAACGTTGGCGAAGTTCTCCAGGGTGTATTCGCCGAAGAACCCGGTGCCACGGATGTTGATCAGCCGCACGTCCTGAAAGGCCAGGGCGACGGCCCACAGAATGGGCAGCACGACCGCGACGGTCACGATGATGAGCGTCGGGGACATCAGCAGCAGACCGGCGCGATTCTCCTCCGCGCTCCGCCTCGACCGGCGTCCCCGGCGCGCGCGGGAGGCTCCACCCGGCGTCGGCGGCGCCGGTGGGCGCGGAGCCGCGCCGACGAGCCCCGGCCCCCCGGCCACCTGGGTCACTGGATCGACTCCGCGACGGCGCGCACCGCCTCTGCGGCGTTCGCTGCGGCTGTGGCCGGGTCGTCGCCCTGCGCCACCTGGCTGACCGCTTCGGCGACGGGCAGTTCGCCCTGCAGCGCGCCCAGCAGGGTGCCCTGACCCTGGGTGATGCCCCAGCGTGCGAGGTCCTCCGGGCCGGCGGCGACGGCTTCGAGCACCTCCGGTGCGTAGAAATCCGACAGCGGCGCCTTCGTGTCGACCCCCGCAGGCAGCGTGCTCCAGAGGTCTGCGTACAGGGTCGGCTCGTCGGATGTCCCGGTGCGCACCGGCACTTTGCCCTCCGGCGCGATGGCGATCCACGGTTCGTAGCCGTCGCTCATCATGTACTCGATGAATGTCTGGGCCCCTTCGGTGTCCGCCCCCTCGGTCACGGTCCACGACGTGATCTCTCCGAATTGCGCGGGCGCATCGGCATCGGGGCCAGCGATCGCGGTCACGACCCCGGTGTTGGCCGCCAGGAACGCCGGATCGTCGACGCACTCCGGGCACGACGGCTTGGCATCCTCTCGCAGCCCTGCAAGCTCGTCCAGCACGAAGCTCGACCAGATGAACATGGCGGCATCCCCGGCGAAGTAGGTCGCGCGGGTGGTGTCGACATCCTGCGCACCCGGCACCGAGTAGTTCGTGACCAGGTCGCCGTAGAAGTCGAATGCCGCCACACAGGCATCCGAATCGAGCTGGGTCTCGCCCTCGTCATCGACGAGTTCGCAGCCGTTGCCGAGTGCGATGTGCTCGAAGGTCTGCTCGGTGAACGCGTCGCCGGGCGCCGTCGCACCGACGAAGCCGGCCACCTCGTCGCTGTCCAGGGCCGCCGCCGCCTCCAGGATGGCGTCATACGAGTCGGGCGCATCGAGTCCCGCCGCGTCGAACAGATCGGTGCGGTAGTAGAGCATCTGCGTCCAGGACTCGCTCGGCACGGCGAGCGCCATGTCGCCGTCGGCCGTGAGCTCGAGAGCCTTCTCGGAGAAGGTCGACGGGCCGAGGGCGTCGATGACGGCAGCGACGGCGTCGGTGTCGATCAGCTCGTTAGCCGAGAGCGTCCGCACCTGCGGCAGCGAAATGCCGCCGATGACGTCGGGCAGATCGCCCGCCGCGGCTGCGGAGGTGATCAGCTGGCTGAACTGGTCTTCGGCGACCGACACCATCTCCACCTCGATGCCACTGTCCGCCGTGAACGCGTCGACGATCTCCTGGGTGGCGGCGACCCGATCGGGCAGGTCCTCCTGCACCCAGAACGTCAGCGCGCCGCCGCCGTCGCCCCCGCCGTCGTCACTGCCGGCGGTGCACCCACCGAGCAGGATCACGGCGCAGGCCGCCGATATCGTGACTGCTGTGGCACGAGTCTTCATCGCGCGCCTCCTTGCGCTGGATGTTGCCGGTGGCGCCAGGCGCCGTAATGCCTAGAAACTAGGCGTGTAATGTCTAGCTGTCAAGCATAAGTAGGGAGACTCCATGCCGGGACCCGGTGACATCCTCGAGTTGGTGCGCAGCGGTCGCGCCGTCACCCGCGGGGAAATCCTCGAGGTGACAGGCTTGTCGCGGATGACGGTGTCGGCGCGCGTCGACGCCCTGCGGGACGCCGACCTCGTCATCGAGAATGGGACTGATCGCGTCACCGGCGGCCGACCATCGCGACGCCTGGAGTTCAACACGTCGCGCGCCTCGCTCGTGATCGCGACGGTCGACACGACCCACACCACCGTCGCCCTCACTGATCTCGCCGGTCGCGTGACCGCCGAGGAACGCGTAGAGGTCGCCGTCGCCGATGGCCCCGATCGCACCCTCAACGCCATCGTCGACAGTGCCCGCGGCATCCTGGACGCGAACGGGCGCGCGGAGCGGCTCGGCGGTGTGGGCATCTGCATCCCGGGACCGGTCGATCCCGACAGCGGGCGCCCCAGCCAGCCCCCCATCATGCCGGGGTGGGACGCCTACCCGGTCGGCGACCACCTGCGTGACGCACTGGGCGCGCCGGTGCTCGTCGCCAACGACGCGGATGCTGCGGGCCTCGGCGAACAGCGCAGCGCCCACCCTGCTTCCCGCTCGCTGTGCTTCATCAAGGTGTCCTCCGGCATCGGCACCGGCATCATCCTCGACGGCCAGGTCTACCGCGGCGCCGACGGCGGGGCGGGCGACATCGGTCATGTGAAGCTCGCCGGCCACGACGACGACGCGTGCCAGTGCGGAGCGCACGGCTGTCTCGCGGCCGTGGCATCCGGTCGCGCCGTCGCCCGCAAGCTCAGCGCGCTCGGCAAGCCCGCGACCTCCGGCTCGGATGTCGGCGCGTACCTCGCCGCCGGCGATGCCGACGCCGCGCGGCTCACCCAGGCTGCCGGCAGGGTGATCGGCGAGGTGGTCGCGACGGTGGTCACGTTGCTGAACCCGGCCGAGGTCGTACTGGGCGGCATGCTCGCATCGGCGCCGCTGCTGGCCGGCGTGCGGGAGACCCTCTACCCCCGCTCGCTCCCGCGGGCGACACGGCACCTGGCCATCAGCCAATCCACCCTCGGCGAGCGCGCCGCGATCGTGGGGCTCGCGACCCTCGTGGTCGAGCGGGAGTACTCCGCCGGCGCCGTGAACGCCGCGCTGGGCGCATAGCCCCGCCCGCGACCGCGCGTCCGCGCGGCGCCCTGGCACCGACGACCCCCGTTGCCGTAACGAGGAGATCCGCCCAGATGCGGTCCCTTGGGCCGCAAGGATCCGCATTCCGGCAGATCCCCTCATCCGGGCCGGCGCCGAGGCCTGCGGCGGCCGCTGGCCCTTGGTCGGGCCCGGCGCGGCTTGCTCCGCAGACACCCGGTCGCCATACCGCATGACGGGCGCTCCGACCGATGTCCAGACAGCGCATGGGTTCCGTGGCCATAATGAGGGCATGACCGCG contains:
- a CDS encoding DNA repair helicase XPB, producing MADGPLIVQSDRTVLLEVAHPDAETARHELAIFAELERAPEHIHTYRITRLGLWNARAAGHDADDMLATLERWSRFPVPASVSMDLRETVNRYGRLVIERADVEGFGEGVLVLRSTDNAVLSEVSRNKRISPLLVGRPTPDTFVVDAWARGQIKQELLKIGWPAEDHAGYTPGTPHPIDLAEDGWSLRPYQRTAVDTFHEGGSGVVVLPCGAGKTLVGAAAMAQTKTTTLILVTNTVSARQWRDELLKRTSLTPEEIGEYSGQLKEIKPVTIATYQILTAKRGGQYAHLSLLDALDWGLIVYDEVHLLPAPVFKLTADLQARRRLGLTATLVREDGREGDVFSLIGPKRFDAPWKEIEAQGFISPAICYEVRVDLPVDERLEYAASADEDRYRIAATAPVKIDVVRDLVARHEGEQILVIGQYLDQIDELAEALGAPKITGAVPVDEREQLYQQFRVGEVPVLVVSKVANFSIDLPEASVAIQVSGSFGSRQEEAQRLGRLLRPKTNGHTASFYTLIARDTVDQDFAQNRQRFLAEQGYSYTILDAEQVSGRAALGA
- a CDS encoding alpha-amylase family glycosyl hydrolase, yielding MIDRQTLRARLTPLVTRLYPDQASEVLSGLLALAERWAPVLPSAPRARPDQGTAYLITYGDAFRRPGEPPLRTLATVLREHVGDAITDVHLLPIYPWTSDDGFGVVDHREVNPDLGSWDDVADLRSDHALALDFVANHVSSASPWFRGWLARDPRFAGYFLEPGPEFDTSRVVRPRTTPLVHEYDRPDGTVARAWTTFGPDQIDLDPRTPAVLLELTDVLLGYLAHGASTVRLDAIGFLWKESGSTGIHLPQTHTVIRIWRVLVDVLAPGTLLLTETNVPHADNIRYFGDGSDEAHMVYQFALPPLVLHAFVTGRATALTQWAAGIEPVSPTATWFTFLASHDGIGLRPTEGLLSDDDRALLVERTLARGGRVSMARRPDGSSGVYELNTNYLDALVAPDSVDPDGDAVARGLAAHAILLSLVGVPAIYYHSLLGSGQDETGLAQSDIARRINREVLDADRLRDELRSSPRRAGMLAGLRRLLAARRALPGLSPFASQVAASLDDRVVGIRRAAGTADEVLAVANVSGDEVQLPSVSGTDVLTGIRHEGLRLGPHGYAWLVAEPPAGATARRNSG
- a CDS encoding glycoside hydrolase family 36 protein — its product is MTVVDEVPVSSRAQVYAEGWQSWSPTGWYRREDAVPRPAETWEHLMRFRPGVPVAAHGVQGEGLLVVDPRDGSAVRVYCAVDATAAVPSIRAEWRDDHVVVDATGPVWCGEVGADAGAALAAVGERIGTAAGARTTAVVPRVWCTWYRYFEAVTAADVSENLRAIDALRLPVDVIQIDDGWSLGTGEWTTPKPAFGALGATVDAIRQSGRRAGLWLAPFTVGASSDLARRHPDWLTGPAGRNWGDDLFGLDPTHPGVIDHLAGVFTCVRDTGVDYLKLDFLYGGAVPGPRHDRDASAISAYRRGLRLIREVMGEGTYLLGCGAPVLPSVGLVDAMRISPDTFHEGGEDGSQGLRGRTSLRARAWQHGRLWTTDPDCLVARPQFALREEWAREVFAAPGLRGFSDRIEELDQRGIQLVRQLLQGTPA
- a CDS encoding zinc-binding alcohol dehydrogenase, which gives rise to MPQIVQFTAPGVVELVETDAMPLGPGDVRVQTLYSGISAGTELTAYRGTNPYLTSTWDAQRRLFVPGEPSFGYPVQGWGYSEVGRVCEVAPDVTSLREGDIVHGIWGHRSDAVLPASALDWRVMPADADPILGTFARVAAIALNAVLAAEVRLGEQVAIFGQGVIGLLATRLTVLSGARVVAVDTLPERLAVARDFGADVTVDATEQGGAGAAVRAASDGGVDSAIELSGSDRALHEAVRSVVPDGLVAAVGFYQGGAPQLRLGEEFHHNRVRIVASQISGVPAGLVGRWSPTRLVQTVMRLICAGAIDAGALVTDVVDAEDIAATFQRLDSGERGMLQAVLRFGQAGQK
- a CDS encoding carbohydrate ABC transporter permease, with the protein product MTTAVGRRSASPGFNRDRFEIVLFGILRPIVIVVLLLAAVVPFYYMVLLSFRSLDSLLQNPGALWISVDEFNLGTYFEVLAPVADGGQGFVVFMRNSLLVALGTVGLTLLVAIPGAYAISRLEFFGRRQVSGLFLAVYFFPSILLAVPLFVFFTQIGLRGSLVGLLIVYVSQVVAVSIYTLRNYFATIPVSLEEAAAIDGCSRLQIMRRVSLPLAMPAIVSNGLFIFMIAWNEFLFALLFLVERRDSWTVSLGLSQLSGSIEVPTTVLMAGSVILTLPIIVLFFASERLLVGGLTAGAEKG
- a CDS encoding sugar ABC transporter permease, translated to MSPTLIIVTVAVVLPILWAVALAFQDVRLINIRGTGFFGEYTLENFANVLTSPGFLGALWTTLVYSVCGTALAVGIGLVAALALRSPFRGRGFIRASLLLPYVAPVVAATFVWSTALNPQYGIVNWFGTTVLGWAEPVAFLSDRALPVSIFGWQVDLPVALITVICFEAWRSFPFAFLFLTARLQAVPEVLDEAARIDGATPTQRFRHILLPQLLPTIAVLCVLRFIWTFNNFDDIYLLTGGGAGTEVVSVRVFDYLTARGDIGAAAAQALLLAAILAVLVGLYLKLFGRQEEQA
- a CDS encoding extracellular solute-binding protein encodes the protein MKTRATAVTISAACAVILLGGCTAGSDDGGGDGGGALTFWVQEDLPDRVAATQEIVDAFTADSGIEVEMVSVAEDQFSQLITSAAAAGDLPDVIGGISLPQVRTLSANELIDTDAVAAVIDALGPSTFSEKALELTADGDMALAVPSESWTQMLYYRTDLFDAAGLDAPDSYDAILEAAAALDSDEVAGFVGATAPGDAFTEQTFEHIALGNGCELVDDEGETQLDSDACVAAFDFYGDLVTNYSVPGAQDVDTTRATYFAGDAAMFIWSSFVLDELAGLREDAKPSCPECVDDPAFLAANTGVVTAIAGPDADAPAQFGEITSWTVTEGADTEGAQTFIEYMMSDGYEPWIAIAPEGKVPVRTGTSDEPTLYADLWSTLPAGVDTKAPLSDFYAPEVLEAVAAGPEDLARWGITQGQGTLLGALQGELPVAEAVSQVAQGDDPATAAANAAEAVRAVAESIQ
- a CDS encoding ROK family transcriptional regulator, with protein sequence MPGPGDILELVRSGRAVTRGEILEVTGLSRMTVSARVDALRDADLVIENGTDRVTGGRPSRRLEFNTSRASLVIATVDTTHTTVALTDLAGRVTAEERVEVAVADGPDRTLNAIVDSARGILDANGRAERLGGVGICIPGPVDPDSGRPSQPPIMPGWDAYPVGDHLRDALGAPVLVANDADAAGLGEQRSAHPASRSLCFIKVSSGIGTGIILDGQVYRGADGGAGDIGHVKLAGHDDDACQCGAHGCLAAVASGRAVARKLSALGKPATSGSDVGAYLAAGDADAARLTQAAGRVIGEVVATVVTLLNPAEVVLGGMLASAPLLAGVRETLYPRSLPRATRHLAISQSTLGERAAIVGLATLVVEREYSAGAVNAALGA